In one window of Enoplosus armatus isolate fEnoArm2 chromosome 7, fEnoArm2.hap1, whole genome shotgun sequence DNA:
- the b3galt2 gene encoding beta-1,3-galactosyltransferase 2: MQWRRRHCCPIKMTWTFKRSLFRTHVAGLLSLALLFTLFLFFSHQDWLPGRSGPRENPLAYTVRGFRSPKGEANQSNSLRSLWRETGYVAPKPLLNLSSQQADGAAGEAAGGGGGGGGGGARMGVMGLGDSMSTNNSLQKEMGVGGRLSAQPYRYILNEPFKCRDSTPFLILLIAAEPGQADARNAIRQTWGNESIALGLVFVRLFLLGTGKSSDTFLQSSIEEESRIHHDIIQQDYHDTYYNLTIKTLMGMNWVATYCPHASYVMKTDSDMFVNTEYLIQKLLKPELPPKQRYFTGYLMRGYAPNRNKDSKWYMPPELYPSERYPIFCSGTGYVFSGDMAELIYQASLSIRRLHLEDVYVGICLAKLRIDPAPPPNEFLFNHWRVSYSSCKYSHLITSHQFHPNELIKYWNHLQTNKHNACINIAKEKSGRYRHRKFHGERPP, from the coding sequence ATGCAGTGGAGACGGCGGCACTGTTGTCCCATCAAGATGACCTGGACCTTCAAGCGCTCACTCTTCCGGACCCATGTGGCAGGCCTCCTCTCACTGGCTCTGCTCTTCACCCTCTTCTTATTTTTCAGTCACCAGGACTGGCTACCAGGACGCAGTGGGCCCCGGGAAAACCCACTGGCCTACACCGTCAGGGGCTTCCGCAGCCCCAAGGGAGAAGCCAACCAGAGCAACTCCCTGAGGAGCCTGTGGAGAGAGACGGGGTATGTAGCGCCAAAGCCACTGCTCAACCTCAGCTCTCAGCAGGCAGATGGAGCAGCGGGGGAGGcggcagggggaggaggaggagggggcggagGAGGAGCCAGGATGGGCGTAATGGGGCTTGGGGACTCCATGAGCACTAACAACAGTTTACAGAAGGAGATGGGTGTGGGAGGGAGGCTCAGCGCTCAGCCCTACCGCTACATCCTGAACGAACCCTTCAAGTGCAGGGACAGCACgcccttcctcatcctcctcatcgcTGCAGAACCCGGACAGGCCGATGCGCGCAACGCCATCCGCCAGACGTGGGGGAATGAGAGCATAGCACTGGGCCTCGTGTTTGTTCGTCTTTTCCTGCTCGGCACAGGGAAGAGCTCAGACACCTTCCTCCAGAGCAGCATAGAGGAAGAGAGCCGTATTCATCACGACATCATCCAGCAGGACTATCATGACACATATTACAACCTGACCATCAAAACCCTGATGGGCATGAACTGGGTGGCCACCTATTGCCCACATGCCTCCTATGTTATGAAGACAGACAGCGACATGTTTGTCAATACCGAGTATCTCATCCAAAAGCTGCTGAAGCCCGAGCTGCCTCCCAAGCAGAGGTACTTCACCGGCTACCTGATGAGGGGCTATGCACCAAACCGAAACAAGGACAGCAAGTGGTACATGCCGCCGGAGCTGTACCCAAGCGAGCGCTACCCGATATTCTGCTCCGGCACGGGGTACGTGTTCTCAGGGGACATGGCCGAGCTGATCTACCAGGCCTCTCTCAGCATACGCAGGCTGCACTTGGAGGACGTTTACGTGGGGATCTGCCTGGCGAAGCTGCGCATCGACCCAGCGCCCCCTCCCAACGAGTTCCTCTTCAACCACTGGCGGGTGTCTTACTCCAGTTGTAAGTACAGCCACTTGATCACGTCCCATCAGTTCCACCCCAATGAACTCATCAAGTACTGGAACCACCTGCAGACCAACAAGCACAACGCCTGCATCAACATTGCCAAGGAAAAGAGCGGCAGGTACAGGCACCGAAAGTTTCACGGAGAGAGGCCTCCTTGA